Proteins from a single region of Candidatus Methanosuratincola sp.:
- a CDS encoding response regulator produces the protein MASQEYYVLLVDDDIDLMETMKEILEREGYHVDTSPTAEGALKKLREHYYDVIVIDIMLPDMSGIDLLRSIEVSRIPRIRKIILTGHATLENAVQSLNLGADAYLIKPVAPGKLIRTIADQIKKQNDEILMIQDRIRRFIERDVEERIKRIAEEKYL, from the coding sequence ATGGCGTCCCAGGAATACTATGTACTGCTTGTGGACGACGACATCGACCTGATGGAAACGATGAAGGAGATCCTCGAGAGAGAGGGCTACCATGTGGACACGAGCCCGACCGCCGAGGGCGCCCTGAAGAAGCTCAGGGAACATTACTACGACGTCATCGTTATTGACATCATGCTCCCCGACATGTCTGGCATCGATCTCCTCAGGAGTATTGAGGTTAGCAGGATCCCGAGGATAAGGAAGATAATACTAACCGGGCACGCCACCCTCGAGAATGCTGTCCAATCGCTCAACTTGGGAGCGGACGCATACCTAATTAAGCCGGTCGCCCCAGGAAAACTGATAAGGACGATTGCCGACCAGATCAAGAAGCAGAACGATGAAATACTCATGATCCAGGACAGGATAAGGCGTTTCATCGAGAGGGACGTCGAAGAGAGGATAAAACGTATCGCCGAGGAGAAGTACCTCTGA
- a CDS encoding sodium:solute symporter encodes MTEAVPIPVPTPESAIAVSVAVGLMLALSAGIGVYFYRKCKSFDEWAVGHGDVGPLVTGLALTATWLSGWAIFGNAGLGYTYGWSGSWLIGAMNLMGLSLCVVLGYRMRRYAALGARTVPEVAKLRFDSSLVQALAGLAMVVLLIVYSVGQYKAMASVWKLTTGTDWLASLLITAVLCAAYIMIGGYAGTQFSLALQGGIFMVIGWAFGIASIFWAGGPSKIAEAIAASKFVKPGGVETAVSIGGYTAPIAPSFPGYDWLGVTAAMIMFLLMATGFPQNIARFLGTRRVTRKEYGVIMLIVALNCVTPLMVGAMGYAARAVWGAELMGSGPIYGDAAASLVSMAIGGSAGAAVFSMAVFAAAVSTLAGMVMIMATNVSRDLIRNGSPKVSPRAQLMISRLLVVPFVLIPLWWTYTSPPPVLSEFMSGSAVAQAGIFFFVIAVSMYWKRATKWGAVATIAYGMALALLHPNVYGKFVPPFGHWGVWALALMIGCAAVYTVVSLATKPLPEEKLARLFPEKG; translated from the coding sequence TTGACCGAGGCAGTCCCGATACCGGTCCCCACTCCCGAGTCGGCGATCGCCGTCTCTGTGGCGGTGGGGCTGATGCTTGCGTTGAGCGCGGGGATCGGGGTATACTTCTACAGGAAGTGCAAGAGCTTCGACGAGTGGGCGGTCGGGCACGGAGACGTCGGGCCGCTGGTCACCGGCCTTGCGCTCACCGCGACCTGGCTCAGCGGCTGGGCTATTTTCGGCAATGCCGGGCTCGGTTACACGTACGGCTGGTCTGGGTCCTGGCTGATCGGCGCGATGAACCTGATGGGGCTCTCGCTGTGCGTCGTCCTCGGGTACAGGATGCGGAGGTACGCGGCGCTCGGGGCGAGGACGGTCCCCGAGGTGGCTAAGCTCAGGTTCGACAGCAGCCTCGTCCAGGCGCTAGCGGGGCTGGCGATGGTTGTGCTGCTGATAGTTTACAGCGTCGGGCAGTACAAGGCGATGGCCTCGGTCTGGAAGCTGACGACGGGCACGGACTGGCTCGCGAGCCTGCTCATCACCGCTGTGCTCTGCGCGGCGTACATAATGATAGGAGGGTATGCGGGGACGCAGTTCTCCCTCGCGCTCCAGGGCGGGATATTCATGGTGATCGGCTGGGCCTTCGGTATAGCCTCGATATTCTGGGCGGGCGGCCCGTCGAAGATCGCTGAGGCGATAGCGGCATCGAAGTTCGTAAAGCCGGGCGGCGTGGAGACCGCGGTCTCGATAGGCGGGTACACAGCCCCGATTGCCCCGTCCTTCCCCGGGTACGACTGGCTCGGGGTCACGGCTGCGATGATCATGTTCCTGCTGATGGCGACAGGGTTCCCCCAGAACATCGCAAGGTTCCTCGGAACCAGGAGGGTGACGAGGAAGGAGTACGGGGTGATAATGCTGATAGTCGCGCTCAACTGCGTCACCCCGCTGATGGTCGGGGCGATGGGCTACGCCGCGAGGGCGGTCTGGGGGGCGGAGCTGATGGGGTCGGGCCCCATATACGGCGACGCCGCGGCATCGCTCGTCAGCATGGCGATCGGAGGCTCTGCAGGTGCAGCGGTCTTCTCGATGGCAGTCTTCGCGGCCGCGGTCTCAACGCTCGCTGGGATGGTCATGATAATGGCCACCAACGTGAGCAGGGACCTGATCCGGAACGGTAGTCCGAAGGTGAGCCCGAGGGCGCAGCTGATGATCTCGAGGCTGCTGGTCGTCCCGTTCGTCCTCATCCCGCTCTGGTGGACGTACACCTCGCCGCCGCCAGTCCTCTCAGAGTTCATGTCAGGGTCGGCGGTAGCCCAGGCCGGGATCTTCTTCTTCGTCATAGCGGTCTCGATGTACTGGAAGAGGGCGACTAAGTGGGGGGCGGTCGCGACGATCGCCTACGGGATGGCGCTCGCGCTCCTCCACCCGAACGTGTACGGGAAGTTCGTCCCGCCCTTCGGACACTGGGGGGTCTGGGCGCTGGCTCTCATGATCGGGTGCGCCGCGGTCTACACCGTGGTCAGCCTTGCGACGAAGCCGCTGCCGGAGGAGAAGCTGGCCAGGCTGTTCCCGGAGAAGGGCTAA
- a CDS encoding DUF1616 domain-containing protein, producing the protein MIDEEVRAVVFAIAMLGILVVAAQAITSGRVTEPFSALGTLGPDMKIGDYPREVLAGQPFRLYLYVENHEGKVMLYRVMQKVGDNSTVMNETVPAGVPALASYDLALAHGQNSTIPVDVVLQEPAENARLIFEMWALGEDGSWHYTGRWNQLWLNVTSIG; encoded by the coding sequence ATGATCGACGAGGAGGTACGGGCGGTGGTCTTCGCCATCGCAATGCTAGGGATCCTGGTGGTCGCGGCGCAGGCGATAACTTCCGGGAGGGTTACAGAGCCCTTCTCGGCGCTCGGGACCCTCGGGCCGGACATGAAGATAGGGGACTACCCGAGGGAGGTCCTCGCAGGACAGCCCTTTAGGCTCTACCTCTACGTGGAGAACCACGAGGGGAAGGTGATGCTCTACCGCGTGATGCAGAAGGTGGGGGACAACTCGACGGTGATGAACGAAACCGTCCCGGCAGGGGTTCCCGCCTTGGCGAGCTACGACCTGGCTCTCGCGCACGGGCAGAACTCGACGATCCCGGTCGATGTGGTTCTGCAGGAGCCGGCGGAGAACGCCAGGCTGATATTCGAGATGTGGGCGCTGGGGGAGGACGGTTCCTGGCACTACACCGGGCGGTGGAACCAACTCTGGCTCAACGTCACGTCGATCGGCTGA
- a CDS encoding MoxR family ATPase: MALELPRIRVPEISAIVDEVKKYVVGMEREVWLSCVSILSEGNLLLEGYPGTGKTLLAKTFAAAIGGEFKRIQVTSDLLPSDIIGVNVYNISTGTWNFRRGPIFANVVLLDELNRAPPRTQSALLEAMQERAATVEGVQYPLPRPCVFLATQVGSGSEGTFPLTDVQVDRFAYSSRLGLPSAEEEAEIISRTDVIEGSGARAVTAPKELASMIDAARRVAVSESVGKYIVSLVSSVRRAWELRWAPGVRASVALYKGARAVAFMEKRDFVVPDDVKLLAHHVLDHRIRLRAEAVAEGVTPESVVERALDETPVPKE, encoded by the coding sequence ATGGCTTTGGAGCTGCCGAGGATAAGGGTCCCGGAGATATCCGCGATAGTCGACGAGGTCAAGAAGTACGTCGTGGGGATGGAGAGGGAGGTCTGGCTCTCCTGCGTCTCGATACTCTCGGAGGGGAACCTCCTCCTCGAGGGGTACCCGGGGACAGGGAAGACGCTCCTGGCAAAGACCTTCGCGGCAGCGATCGGCGGTGAGTTCAAGCGGATCCAGGTGACCTCCGACCTCCTCCCTTCGGACATAATCGGCGTCAACGTCTACAACATCTCGACTGGGACCTGGAACTTCAGGAGGGGACCGATCTTCGCCAACGTAGTACTGCTCGACGAGCTCAACAGGGCGCCGCCTAGGACCCAGTCCGCGCTGCTAGAGGCGATGCAGGAGAGGGCTGCAACGGTCGAGGGCGTCCAGTACCCGCTGCCCAGGCCGTGCGTGTTCCTGGCGACGCAGGTCGGTTCTGGCTCGGAGGGGACCTTCCCGCTGACCGATGTGCAGGTGGACCGCTTCGCCTACAGCTCCCGTCTGGGGTTGCCGAGCGCCGAGGAGGAGGCTGAGATCATCTCCCGGACCGACGTTATAGAGGGCTCCGGCGCAAGGGCGGTGACGGCGCCGAAGGAGCTCGCGTCGATGATAGATGCCGCAAGGCGCGTCGCGGTCTCCGAGAGCGTGGGGAAGTACATCGTCTCCCTCGTCAGCTCGGTGAGGCGGGCGTGGGAGCTAAGGTGGGCACCCGGCGTCAGGGCTTCCGTCGCGCTGTACAAGGGGGCAAGGGCCGTCGCCTTCATGGAGAAGAGGGACTTCGTCGTCCCGGACGACGTCAAGTTGCTCGCGCACCACGTCCTCGACCACCGGATAAGGCTGAGGGCGGAGGCTGTGGCAGAAGGGGTGACCCCGGAGTCTGTGGTTGAGAGGGCGCTCGACGAGACGCCCGTCCCGAAGGAATGA
- a CDS encoding DUF4129 domain-containing protein produces MRQSAKFTLMTAGVVAAVLTGAFLLPGPPSPERHTDAGSVQSELPSALALVSVYSTAFSSILQGGYANASELIAYINSSYVPENVRYVFARFNSLLDSAVQDLNRTEIMIDACWDAIRVGQTQQAREAAVNASISLWRANTTAGQVREASSAIASQLKAQQIRGLIASLDQRIAYLSGELSDALGELERVESGTATATSINLSISPGRAWVGAPVEARGVLVDGNGSPVEGAAVHLVVGGARYTTVTGSGGDYSVSFSAPFVYVAKVPVYAYFAATGDLAGSRSPDVQLELLWIQPGLTIWLNATRVLPGGGLMVAGSTGLGSDLDLEYSLQKVRVTAFGSSYEVLAEGGSFSVEVPVPYSARAGNHSVIADLVPSGVVGPDTASSWVEVYRTPTTISVEAPPIAVAGTAVKVTGVLVDENGVGLPGASVLVSMPSSAGGETVRALTGEWGRFEAEVTIPLATPTGPLELGVSGEPGEGIYAPSRTSLSVYSINPSVLAVAGAASALLFSTVVPKIGKGKGRTMAAFAAQTTLEPGSGISVRSGMRPVVSAYQRAAAAVGNAVGSAIRRSETLREFLGRSRGSIGEASGPFSELTSMAEEELYGGRAHDPKKAESLADRVVSALSRVFGWISGKVDGAVARGSGGDREEGGR; encoded by the coding sequence TTGAGGCAGTCTGCAAAGTTCACGCTCATGACAGCCGGGGTCGTCGCTGCCGTTTTGACGGGGGCGTTCCTCCTCCCAGGGCCCCCCTCCCCGGAGAGGCACACCGACGCGGGGTCCGTCCAGTCCGAGCTCCCGTCCGCCCTGGCGCTGGTCTCCGTCTACTCCACAGCCTTCTCGTCCATCCTGCAGGGAGGTTACGCGAACGCCTCCGAGCTGATAGCGTACATCAACTCCTCGTACGTCCCCGAGAACGTGAGGTACGTCTTCGCGAGGTTCAACTCGCTCCTCGATTCGGCTGTACAGGACTTGAACCGTACCGAGATCATGATAGACGCGTGCTGGGACGCGATCAGGGTGGGGCAGACCCAGCAGGCGCGGGAAGCCGCAGTCAACGCCTCGATATCTCTGTGGAGGGCGAACACGACGGCCGGGCAGGTGAGGGAGGCGTCGTCCGCAATCGCGTCTCAGCTGAAGGCGCAGCAGATTAGGGGGCTGATAGCGAGCCTCGACCAGAGGATAGCGTACCTCTCGGGGGAGCTCTCGGACGCGCTAGGGGAGCTAGAAAGGGTCGAGTCCGGCACCGCCACCGCCACATCGATAAACCTGAGCATCAGCCCGGGACGCGCCTGGGTCGGTGCACCCGTCGAAGCCCGCGGGGTCCTCGTGGACGGGAACGGGTCCCCGGTCGAGGGCGCGGCGGTCCATCTGGTGGTCGGGGGCGCGCGCTACACCACGGTGACTGGGAGCGGGGGTGACTACTCCGTAAGTTTCAGCGCCCCCTTTGTCTACGTAGCCAAAGTGCCTGTCTACGCCTACTTCGCGGCGACCGGCGATCTCGCTGGCTCGAGGTCTCCGGACGTCCAGCTGGAGCTGCTCTGGATCCAGCCCGGACTCACGATCTGGCTGAACGCGACGAGGGTGCTCCCCGGAGGCGGGCTCATGGTGGCGGGAAGCACAGGCTTAGGATCGGACTTGGACTTGGAGTACTCTCTCCAAAAGGTCAGGGTCACCGCATTCGGGAGTTCATACGAGGTATTGGCTGAGGGGGGTTCCTTCTCTGTCGAGGTCCCAGTCCCCTACAGCGCCAGGGCAGGCAATCACTCGGTTATTGCAGACCTAGTGCCGTCCGGGGTCGTAGGTCCGGACACGGCCTCCTCCTGGGTCGAGGTCTACAGGACGCCCACAACCATCTCGGTCGAAGCCCCCCCGATCGCGGTCGCAGGGACCGCAGTCAAGGTGACCGGTGTGTTGGTCGATGAAAACGGCGTGGGGCTGCCCGGAGCCTCGGTCTTGGTGTCGATGCCCTCGTCTGCCGGGGGAGAGACCGTCCGCGCGCTCACCGGTGAGTGGGGCAGGTTCGAGGCCGAGGTCACGATCCCACTGGCTACGCCGACCGGTCCTTTGGAACTGGGCGTATCCGGCGAGCCTGGAGAGGGGATATACGCTCCATCAAGGACGTCGCTCTCGGTCTACAGCATTAACCCTTCAGTACTCGCGGTCGCCGGCGCGGCCTCTGCACTCCTTTTCTCAACCGTCGTACCGAAGATCGGCAAAGGGAAGGGGAGGACCATGGCGGCTTTCGCGGCGCAGACGACGCTTGAGCCGGGGTCTGGTATCTCAGTCCGGAGCGGGATGAGGCCGGTCGTCTCGGCGTACCAAAGGGCGGCCGCCGCGGTGGGGAACGCGGTCGGCTCTGCGATCAGGAGGAGCGAGACGCTCAGGGAGTTCCTGGGGCGATCCCGGGGCAGCATAGGGGAAGCTTCCGGGCCGTTCTCCGAGCTCACCTCGATGGCAGAGGAGGAGCTGTACGGCGGGAGGGCGCACGACCCGAAAAAGGCGGAGTCACTCGCCGACAGGGTCGTCTCCGCCCTCTCGAGGGTGTTCGGCTGGATCTCCGGGAAGGTGGACGGGGCGGTGGCCCGGGGCAGCGGTGGGGATAGAGAGGAGGGTGGAAGATGA
- a CDS encoding DUF1616 domain-containing protein, with protein sequence MRKPGWLEKVRERAASGRGGYENPQERRGSREEEEDEDEEEESEKDEYELDELAEKILDFIRDRRSVPLAEAVSSAASSLGVKETEVARRVYALSSAGMIRIRDVKPPRSFFDYLSSAAYSIWYWGITAAVVATAALVLAAPGEPFVYLRYILGSAFVLYLPGAALIELLYPKSSDLSRLERFALSLGLSIAIVPLVGIVLNYTPWGIRLNPILVSVSAITLATATGAAVRKFSYLRLASGLE encoded by the coding sequence ATGAGGAAACCGGGTTGGCTGGAAAAGGTAAGGGAGAGGGCAGCCTCAGGAAGGGGCGGTTACGAAAACCCGCAAGAGAGGCGCGGGTCCCGAGAGGAAGAGGAAGATGAAGATGAAGAAGAGGAAAGTGAGAAAGACGAGTACGAGCTTGACGAGCTTGCAGAGAAAATACTCGACTTCATACGGGACAGGCGGTCTGTGCCCCTAGCCGAGGCGGTCTCTTCGGCAGCTTCATCGCTCGGGGTCAAGGAGACGGAGGTCGCCAGGCGGGTATACGCCCTCTCGTCCGCGGGGATGATCCGGATCAGGGACGTGAAGCCACCGAGGTCGTTTTTCGATTACCTGTCGTCTGCAGCCTACTCCATCTGGTACTGGGGGATCACAGCAGCTGTCGTTGCGACCGCCGCCCTCGTCCTCGCAGCCCCGGGGGAGCCCTTCGTCTACCTGAGGTACATCCTCGGGTCCGCATTCGTCCTGTACCTGCCAGGGGCTGCCCTGATAGAGCTCCTCTACCCGAAGAGCTCCGACCTCTCCCGGCTCGAGCGCTTCGCACTCTCGCTCGGCCTCTCGATCGCGATCGTCCCGCTCGTCGGCATCGTCCTCAACTACACGCCCTGGGGCATACGCCTCAACCCCATACTCGTCTCCGTTTCCGCGATCACACTAGCGACGGCTACAGGCGCCGCCGTGAGGAAGTTCTCGTACCTCAGGCTGGCTTCGGGGTTAGAGTGA
- a CDS encoding DUF4350 domain-containing protein gives MSALVVIAAIVATVPSVDDFSLDNPYWNGMSSAASALRLSDRSGARPDPSWALIIAGPDVQFDADRVSELRSFLEDGGCLLLLDDFGTGNSLLEGLGVGVRINGSVLADPLFMHKSQRLPRASPAGGTSGQGDIFLDYASVLEVGGGSHGGEVSVLYESSPFSYLDVDTDGRRGPDEPTGPFPVAAEVVYGKGKLVVVSDSSLLINSVLEIGGYNAGFVGGLVGGRAAVVVDYGNNAKSAYSQFRSAALVAASYPEARYALALAAAALLFRIDPASLRKGGEAPEGELAATEEAHPDWDRGLLKELWDELKAHRQGAPAAGSLEREGKRNRN, from the coding sequence ATGTCCGCGCTCGTCGTGATCGCGGCGATAGTCGCAACGGTCCCATCGGTGGACGACTTCTCGCTCGACAACCCGTACTGGAACGGCATGTCCTCCGCTGCCTCTGCGCTCCGCCTGTCCGATAGGTCCGGAGCCAGACCGGACCCCTCGTGGGCGCTGATCATTGCGGGACCCGACGTCCAGTTCGACGCCGACCGGGTCTCGGAGCTGCGCAGTTTCCTGGAGGACGGCGGGTGTCTGTTGCTCCTGGACGACTTCGGGACCGGGAACTCGTTGCTCGAGGGCTTGGGCGTCGGCGTAAGGATAAACGGGTCGGTGCTGGCGGACCCCCTCTTCATGCACAAGTCCCAGAGGCTCCCGAGGGCGTCGCCGGCAGGGGGGACGTCCGGGCAGGGGGACATTTTCCTCGACTACGCCTCGGTTTTGGAGGTCGGCGGAGGGTCACATGGCGGAGAAGTGAGCGTCCTCTACGAGTCCTCGCCTTTCAGCTACCTGGACGTCGACACGGACGGGAGACGTGGCCCGGATGAGCCGACCGGGCCGTTCCCCGTGGCTGCTGAGGTCGTCTACGGGAAGGGCAAGCTGGTGGTGGTCTCGGACTCGAGCCTCCTGATAAACTCGGTCCTCGAGATCGGCGGCTACAACGCCGGTTTCGTCGGCGGGCTCGTTGGGGGTAGAGCCGCGGTGGTTGTGGACTACGGGAACAACGCCAAGTCAGCCTACTCGCAGTTCAGGTCCGCGGCCCTGGTTGCAGCGTCGTACCCGGAGGCCCGCTATGCCCTCGCTCTGGCGGCCGCCGCGCTCCTGTTCAGGATCGATCCCGCGAGCCTGAGGAAGGGGGGAGAGGCCCCAGAGGGCGAGCTCGCTGCGACCGAGGAGGCGCACCCGGACTGGGACCGCGGTCTCTTGAAGGAACTCTGGGACGAGCTGAAGGCGCACAGGCAGGGCGCACCGGCGGCCGGCTCGCTTGAAAGGGAAGGGAAACGAAACAGGAACTAG
- a CDS encoding vWA domain-containing protein has translation MELWYLGVSRVYLVDASGSMGGTEGIAELTAPKIELVKGELRQLLGDGLNFAMDDRVAVMAFKNRKGKPLVKTVLPFQYARALDENFVHLINSISSINAEGGTPISMALREALSLTAPEYGDREVLLITDADYSLGEDPRLYVYDALMQHATINVIYLGASERLEMLESLARRTGGTVRVVRRPVDLHRYLFYPPDPPPLDPYTEDLVSLAVSKIKEYKSPKPAEGTGSEWKLPDAGALEELKALKLRLLKRQEDLGKELAAMPLQRQEPLFKLMGIKQMLGRKRISKKDYLQRASEIEEALGELVRAERSKRRALAVLDSLSADLDSIMGRARE, from the coding sequence ATGGAGTTGTGGTATTTGGGAGTTAGCAGGGTTTACCTCGTCGACGCGTCCGGTAGCATGGGCGGCACCGAGGGCATCGCAGAACTGACTGCCCCCAAAATAGAACTCGTGAAGGGGGAGCTCAGGCAGCTGCTGGGGGACGGGCTGAACTTTGCAATGGACGACAGGGTTGCCGTAATGGCATTCAAGAACAGGAAGGGAAAGCCCCTGGTCAAGACCGTCCTGCCATTCCAGTACGCGCGTGCGCTCGACGAGAACTTCGTGCACCTGATAAACAGCATATCCTCGATAAACGCGGAGGGCGGGACACCGATCAGCATGGCACTCAGGGAGGCGCTCTCCCTCACCGCGCCCGAGTACGGGGATCGCGAAGTACTGCTTATCACCGACGCCGACTACAGCCTTGGGGAGGACCCCCGCCTCTACGTATACGACGCGCTGATGCAGCACGCCACAATCAACGTGATCTACCTCGGGGCGAGCGAGAGGCTGGAGATGCTCGAGTCCCTCGCGAGGAGGACCGGAGGGACCGTCCGGGTCGTGAGGCGCCCGGTCGACCTCCACAGGTACCTCTTCTACCCGCCGGATCCCCCGCCACTCGATCCCTACACCGAGGATCTCGTCTCGCTCGCGGTCTCTAAGATCAAGGAGTACAAATCCCCGAAGCCCGCTGAGGGCACGGGCTCTGAGTGGAAACTCCCGGATGCAGGGGCCTTGGAGGAGCTCAAGGCGCTGAAGCTGCGCCTCTTGAAGAGGCAGGAGGACCTCGGGAAAGAGCTCGCCGCCATGCCACTTCAGAGGCAGGAACCCCTCTTCAAGCTCATGGGCATAAAGCAGATGCTGGGGCGCAAGCGGATCAGCAAGAAGGACTACCTCCAGAGGGCTTCAGAGATCGAGGAGGCGCTCGGCGAGCTCGTTAGGGCTGAGAGGTCCAAGCGGCGCGCCCTCGCCGTGCTCGATTCGCTCTCCGCAGACCTGGACTCGATCATGGGGAGGGCAAGGGAATAG
- a CDS encoding ATP-binding protein gives MGTKQGLDLRPLLSIRERLFDTPIDTWGGERAFYEGLCRAFSGSKVMISVYPPTCDLLNPIAASAPFSLLDHFDSETASDLLRRALDGELVKVSSAARHGVPAGNRIFVLCSVCVYRKPAALVLLSSPLDQEYLAEFVKSISQYASLVVSLIRETQVEQALLDTIPAYIYIKDREFNIVYCNKYFRDTFGIPGKTKCYQVLKGSTEQCHSCPSTTALAMGETVKSEWVSHKGRAYLSVHRKIQFRGSEHLLTIGIDITDSKVLEEQLRDAVSELSELEFIIDKSPAVTFLWKNEEGWPVEYVTENVSLFGYSPEEFMSGKIRFADVVHPDDLDRVSSEVKEHLSRGADSFEQVYRIITKDRRARWLRDYTWVRRDNSGRVTHFQGIVLDITDEVLAKEILKEYTSNLEKVVLERTKALREAERMAAIGETALMVGHDLRNPLQVIVNLVYSIREAIRSPGIDDETRASLEKRLDTLVSQVDYMDKIVSDLTDYSRPLEPRSEKIDLPSFLKDLVKGAKIPKRIRVSVAVEDGAGTIKSDPSILRRALMNLVINAVQAMPGEGSLQIAAHPTKEGGTAITVSDTGVGIPPEIKGKLFNPFVTSKAKGMGLGLSVVSRLVGLLGGEISFESEVGKGSSFTVRLPPS, from the coding sequence ATGGGCACAAAACAAGGGTTGGACCTGAGGCCCCTCCTGTCGATCAGGGAGCGCCTGTTCGACACCCCAATCGATACATGGGGAGGCGAGCGGGCTTTCTACGAGGGACTCTGCAGGGCCTTCTCCGGTTCCAAGGTCATGATCTCAGTTTACCCTCCCACCTGCGATCTCCTAAACCCGATCGCTGCATCCGCCCCGTTCAGCCTCCTTGACCACTTCGATTCAGAGACCGCGTCGGATCTTCTGAGGAGGGCTCTTGACGGGGAATTGGTCAAGGTGAGTTCCGCTGCCCGGCACGGCGTTCCAGCTGGAAACAGGATCTTTGTGCTCTGCAGTGTGTGCGTCTACAGGAAGCCGGCAGCCTTGGTCCTCCTCTCCTCGCCCCTTGATCAGGAGTACCTCGCCGAGTTTGTCAAGTCGATATCGCAGTACGCCTCATTGGTGGTTTCGCTGATCAGGGAGACACAGGTCGAGCAGGCGCTACTCGATACCATCCCCGCGTACATCTACATAAAGGACAGGGAATTCAACATCGTCTACTGCAACAAGTACTTCCGGGACACCTTCGGGATCCCTGGGAAGACAAAGTGCTACCAGGTGCTGAAGGGAAGCACGGAGCAGTGCCACTCCTGCCCGAGTACAACGGCGCTAGCCATGGGGGAGACTGTGAAGAGCGAGTGGGTTTCCCACAAAGGCAGGGCGTACCTGAGCGTCCACCGGAAGATACAGTTCCGGGGCTCGGAGCACCTCCTCACCATAGGAATAGACATAACCGATTCGAAGGTCCTCGAGGAGCAGCTGAGGGACGCCGTCTCGGAACTCTCCGAACTCGAGTTCATAATAGACAAGAGCCCCGCGGTGACCTTCCTTTGGAAGAACGAGGAGGGGTGGCCGGTAGAGTACGTCACCGAGAATGTATCGCTCTTCGGGTACTCGCCCGAGGAGTTCATGTCTGGTAAGATCAGGTTCGCGGACGTCGTCCACCCCGACGACCTGGACCGGGTCTCGTCCGAGGTCAAGGAACACTTGTCGAGGGGCGCCGACTCCTTCGAGCAGGTATACCGGATAATCACGAAGGACCGGAGGGCGAGGTGGCTGAGGGACTACACCTGGGTGAGGCGGGACAACTCCGGCAGGGTCACGCACTTCCAGGGGATCGTGCTCGACATAACCGACGAGGTGCTGGCGAAGGAGATCCTGAAGGAGTACACCTCGAACCTGGAGAAGGTCGTCCTCGAGCGGACGAAGGCACTACGGGAGGCCGAGCGGATGGCTGCGATCGGCGAGACCGCGCTCATGGTCGGACACGACCTACGGAACCCGCTCCAGGTGATAGTGAACCTCGTATACAGCATCCGCGAGGCGATCCGATCGCCCGGGATAGACGATGAAACGCGCGCCAGTCTCGAAAAGAGGCTCGACACCCTCGTCAGCCAGGTGGATTACATGGACAAGATAGTCTCGGACCTGACCGACTACTCGCGCCCCCTGGAGCCCAGGTCAGAGAAGATCGACCTCCCCTCCTTCCTGAAAGACCTTGTGAAGGGCGCCAAGATACCCAAGAGGATAAGGGTATCTGTTGCGGTGGAGGACGGGGCTGGGACAATAAAATCCGACCCCTCGATTCTGAGGCGCGCCCTAATGAACCTCGTGATCAACGCCGTCCAGGCGATGCCGGGAGAAGGGAGCCTCCAGATTGCGGCGCACCCGACAAAGGAAGGCGGCACCGCGATCACCGTCTCGGACACTGGGGTCGGTATACCTCCCGAGATAAAAGGAAAGCTCTTCAATCCGTTCGTGACCAGCAAGGCGAAGGGGATGGGGCTCGGGCTCTCCGTGGTCAGCAGGCTCGTCGGGCTCCTCGGCGGCGAAATCTCTTTCGAGAGCGAGGTCGGGAAGGGGTCGAGCTTCACGGTCAGGCTGCCCCCCTCCTAA